In Gammaproteobacteria bacterium (ex Lamellibrachia satsuma), a single genomic region encodes these proteins:
- a CDS encoding phosphoribosylaminoimidazolesuccinocarboxamide synthase — MNKANNTLFESNLTGLEQVSRGKVRDIYAVDDNHLLIVTSDRLSAFDVILPQAIPGKGEVLTRVANFWFERTRDQVPNHLSDIPLESVIPNANQRSVLGDRAIVVRRLKPLPVEAIVRGYLIGSGWKDYQRSGGVCGIRLPQGLQQADKLPEAIYTPSTKAEVGEHDQNISFEKTVNLIGKDLAGQVRDLSLGIYTEAADFAREKGIIIADTKFEFGLDDHGTVHLIDEVLTPDSSRFWPASEYRPGISPPSFDKQFVRDYLETLDWDKTPPGPELPEEIIRKTAEKYREAEKRLTGA, encoded by the coding sequence ATGAACAAAGCTAATAACACCCTGTTTGAATCCAATCTCACCGGCCTGGAACAAGTTAGCCGGGGGAAAGTCCGCGATATCTATGCTGTCGACGATAATCATCTGTTGATCGTGACAAGTGACCGTCTATCGGCATTTGACGTCATTCTGCCACAAGCCATACCCGGCAAGGGTGAGGTGCTGACGCGAGTGGCAAATTTCTGGTTTGAACGGACCAGAGATCAGGTACCGAACCATCTGTCTGACATCCCCCTTGAATCGGTCATCCCGAACGCCAACCAGCGCTCTGTACTGGGTGACCGGGCAATCGTCGTACGCAGGCTCAAGCCTCTGCCGGTCGAAGCTATCGTCAGGGGTTATCTGATCGGCTCCGGCTGGAAAGATTATCAACGCAGCGGAGGGGTTTGCGGTATTCGACTGCCGCAAGGACTGCAGCAGGCCGACAAACTGCCTGAGGCAATCTACACTCCATCGACCAAGGCCGAAGTGGGTGAGCACGATCAAAATATCAGTTTTGAGAAGACCGTAAACCTGATCGGTAAGGACCTTGCCGGGCAGGTACGTGACCTGAGTCTTGGTATCTACACAGAAGCAGCCGACTTTGCCCGCGAGAAAGGCATTATCATCGCCGACACCAAATTTGAGTTTGGCCTTGATGATCACGGCACCGTACATCTGATCGATGAAGTACTGACCCCTGATTCATCCCGTTTTTGGCCCGCAAGTGAATACCGCCCCGGCATCAGCCCACCCAGCTTCGACAAACAGTTCGTGCGCGACTACCTGGAAACCCTTGATTGGGACAAAACCCCACCGGGTCCTGAATTACCTGAAGAGATCATTCGAAAAACCGCAGAGAAATACCGGGAGGCGGAGAAGCGTTTGACCGGCGCCTGA
- a CDS encoding DUF2384 domain-containing protein, with protein sequence MNETAQENGKLSLDERLEMTRGVLNMLKNWGLRAEEMMALLDLEGKPRHMARYLNDQPLPDNPGITKRVEYLIRINDALRTTYPMNPDMGRRWMRQRNTKLQRRSPLAVMIEGGERGLVNVLCHLDCTYAWDMSGSKNTSCRNISG encoded by the coding sequence ATGAACGAAACAGCGCAAGAAAACGGGAAGTTGTCTTTGGATGAGCGTCTGGAGATGACGCGTGGCGTGCTGAACATGCTGAAAAACTGGGGACTCAGAGCGGAAGAGATGATGGCGCTGTTGGATCTGGAAGGAAAGCCTCGTCATATGGCACGATATCTTAACGACCAGCCCTTGCCTGACAACCCAGGCATCACCAAACGAGTTGAGTATCTGATCCGTATAAATGATGCGCTTCGTACCACCTACCCAATGAATCCGGATATGGGGCGGCGCTGGATGCGACAGCGCAATACCAAGTTACAAAGGCGTTCACCCTTGGCGGTTATGATCGAAGGCGGTGAACGTGGGTTGGTGAATGTACTTTGCCACCTTGACTGCACTTACGCCTGGGATATGAGTGGGTCGAAGAACACCTCCTGCAGGAATATCTCAGGGTAA
- a CDS encoding transporter, protein MSDSTNEKKEDVSGRDRMIWNVITSWAGYLVFIVAGFVMPRMIDNNIGQEALGIWDFCWSLVAYMRLTTMGLGAQLNRYIAKYRASEQFDEMRGTISTILVIQAGVAAIVLAILAIIYYIIPIFFAEKLGSNLEMAQGVMLFLGAAFALEMALEPAKGIITGYHRWGMHNAISSGFYFITVVGMITALVMGGDLISISIIYFAVTLFGEIIRMIYARHLCPELRFTPQYATWERAKKLIHFGGKTFAASIVPIIMLQTTSVFIVSNLGPAALAVFTRPVAIVRHIETFVRKFTYVLIPTVGALHGAGKTEELKELMVITARYGVALTAPFLIAFFIYGDVIMTVWMGSEYINTTLILVLVIAYFLPISMDPFYRVLMGINKHGFVGKWSIIITFASLIIGISTLNTIGWTLEGASLLIAVPTFISFGLLVPYHACKVLNIPLSTFIVKVFFIPLLSVIPFTLWLLLVRHLLDDRFVEILIYGSLGGGIILFIIYWIVLFPKPFKTKITKRILALAK, encoded by the coding sequence GTGTCTGACTCAACAAATGAAAAAAAAGAGGATGTTTCAGGTCGCGACAGAATGATCTGGAATGTCATCACCAGCTGGGCGGGGTATCTTGTCTTCATCGTTGCGGGATTCGTCATGCCCAGAATGATAGACAACAACATCGGCCAAGAGGCGCTGGGTATCTGGGATTTCTGCTGGTCCCTCGTAGCCTACATGCGTCTTACCACTATGGGCTTGGGCGCTCAATTGAACCGCTATATCGCCAAATACCGAGCCAGCGAACAGTTCGACGAGATGCGCGGTACGATTTCCACCATACTGGTGATCCAAGCAGGCGTCGCAGCCATTGTGCTGGCCATACTCGCAATTATCTATTACATCATACCTATCTTTTTCGCCGAAAAACTCGGTAGCAACCTGGAGATGGCTCAAGGAGTCATGTTATTTCTGGGTGCGGCTTTTGCCTTGGAGATGGCGTTGGAACCGGCCAAAGGGATCATCACCGGCTATCACCGCTGGGGGATGCATAACGCTATCAGTTCAGGGTTTTACTTCATTACGGTAGTAGGCATGATTACCGCCCTGGTGATGGGCGGAGATCTCATCAGCATCAGCATCATCTATTTCGCCGTCACCCTGTTTGGCGAAATCATCCGCATGATCTACGCCCGTCACCTCTGCCCTGAATTGAGATTTACTCCCCAGTATGCAACCTGGGAGCGAGCCAAAAAACTGATCCACTTTGGCGGAAAAACTTTTGCAGCCTCGATAGTACCGATCATCATGCTGCAAACGACCAGTGTCTTTATCGTCAGCAATCTTGGACCGGCAGCCCTGGCTGTGTTTACCCGGCCAGTAGCAATCGTCAGACACATAGAGACGTTCGTGCGTAAATTCACCTATGTCCTGATACCCACGGTAGGTGCGCTTCACGGTGCGGGTAAAACCGAAGAGCTGAAAGAGCTTATGGTTATTACTGCACGCTATGGGGTTGCGCTCACTGCACCATTCCTAATCGCTTTTTTCATCTACGGCGATGTCATCATGACAGTCTGGATGGGCAGTGAATATATCAACACGACGCTCATTCTCGTATTAGTCATCGCCTACTTCCTGCCAATTTCGATGGATCCGTTCTACCGGGTGCTGATGGGAATAAACAAGCATGGCTTTGTCGGAAAGTGGAGCATCATCATTACTTTTGCTTCACTTATTATCGGCATTTCCACACTCAATACCATTGGATGGACCTTGGAAGGAGCATCGCTCTTAATTGCCGTACCGACCTTCATTAGCTTTGGGCTTCTGGTTCCCTACCACGCCTGCAAGGTTTTAAATATCCCTCTCAGCACTTTCATCGTGAAGGTATTCTTTATCCCCCTGCTGTCAGTCATACCCTTTACACTTTGGCTGCTGTTGGTACGCCATCTGCTGGATGACCGTTTTGTTGAAATCCTGATTTACGGCAGTTTGGGAGGTGGCATTATCCTGTTCATCATCTACTGGATCGTGCTCTTTCCCAAACCCTTTAAAACAAAGATCACCAAGCGTATCCTCGCGTTAGCAAAATAG
- a CDS encoding fructose-bisphosphate aldolase class II encodes MALISLRQLLDHAAEHSYGLPAFNVNNMEQVHAIMQAADAVDSPVILQGSAGARSYAGEPFLRHLIEAAIEMYPHIPVCMHQDHGASPDICLRSIQSGFSSVMMDGSLMSDGKTPSTYEYNVEVTKNVVDMAHAGGVSVEGELGCLGSLETGMMGEEDGHGAEGKLDMDQLLTDPDEAADFVTKTGVDALAIAIGTSHGAYKFTQEPTGKILRIDRVKEIHERIPGVHLVMHGSSSVPQDWLKIINSYGGDMGQTYGVPVDEIVEGIKSGVRKVNIDTDLRMASTGSIRRHLEENKSNFDPRKFLKEATKGMSDICKNRYEAFGSAGMASKMTATSLETMFGRYASGELDPKVS; translated from the coding sequence ATGGCCCTGATTTCCCTGCGCCAACTTCTGGATCATGCCGCTGAGCACAGCTACGGCTTGCCAGCGTTCAACGTCAACAACATGGAACAGGTGCACGCCATCATGCAGGCGGCAGATGCGGTTGACAGCCCTGTTATCCTGCAAGGTTCTGCCGGTGCCCGCTCCTATGCCGGAGAACCCTTCCTGCGCCACTTGATCGAGGCTGCAATCGAGATGTACCCCCACATCCCGGTTTGCATGCATCAGGATCACGGTGCATCTCCGGACATCTGTCTGCGTTCCATCCAGTCCGGCTTCAGCTCGGTCATGATGGATGGTTCTCTGATGTCCGACGGCAAGACCCCGTCCACCTATGAGTACAACGTAGAGGTCACCAAGAATGTGGTCGATATGGCTCACGCTGGCGGCGTCTCTGTTGAGGGCGAGCTGGGCTGCCTGGGTTCACTGGAAACCGGCATGATGGGCGAAGAAGATGGCCACGGTGCCGAAGGCAAGCTGGACATGGATCAGCTGCTGACCGATCCCGATGAGGCTGCTGATTTTGTCACTAAGACAGGAGTTGATGCACTGGCCATCGCAATCGGTACTTCCCACGGTGCCTACAAGTTCACCCAGGAGCCTACGGGCAAGATCCTGCGTATCGACCGCGTGAAAGAGATTCACGAGCGCATCCCCGGCGTCCATCTGGTCATGCATGGATCTTCTTCCGTACCCCAGGACTGGCTGAAGATCATCAACAGCTACGGCGGCGACATGGGTCAGACCTATGGTGTGCCGGTTGACGAAATCGTTGAAGGTATCAAATCCGGTGTGCGCAAGGTCAACATCGATACCGACCTGCGTATGGCTTCCACGGGCTCTATCCGTCGACATCTGGAAGAGAACAAGAGCAACTTCGACCCACGTAAGTTTCTCAAGGAAGCGACTAAAGGTATGTCCGATATCTGCAAGAATCGCTACGAGGCATTCGGTTCTGCCGGTATGGCTTCCAAGATGACCGCGACCTCTCTGGAGACTATGTTTGGTCGCTATGCGAGTGGAGAATTGGATCCGAAAGTCAGCTGA
- a CDS encoding NrdH-redoxin, which translates to MVNNNSNTAKVVIYTTQRCPHCKRAKEWLKANKVLFLEFDVGKAGKMQKRFFNMGGRSVPMIVVGDLQLPGFAPKQLKQALEHAGILA; encoded by the coding sequence ATGGTGAATAACAATTCAAACACCGCCAAGGTGGTAATCTACACGACCCAGCGCTGCCCCCACTGCAAGCGCGCCAAAGAGTGGCTGAAGGCTAACAAGGTGCTGTTTTTGGAGTTTGATGTGGGCAAGGCCGGAAAAATGCAGAAACGCTTTTTCAACATGGGAGGGCGAAGTGTGCCGATGATCGTGGTCGGTGACCTGCAGTTGCCTGGTTTTGCCCCAAAGCAACTCAAGCAGGCGCTTGAGCATGCAGGGATACTTGCCTGA
- a CDS encoding IS701 family transposase produces MQAQRKNMERMEEVVAGADDQRLQHMLTESPWDHRAVLDQVALEADQWLGGTADTCLLLDESGLAKKGKHSVGVKRQWNGRQGKVDNCQVGVFAALGKGHLSTLIDERLYLPKEWVSNPARCRKVGIPEVERKHQSKSELALEMVRHQRTLGLRFAWVGADGGYGKDPAFLRGLEAMGETFVVDIHKDQQVYLEDPQPFIPESTTTRGRRRSRLQAQAARLRVDQWLNEQRDSEWQQVVLRDSSKGKLRVEILHHRVWLWDGKEAQAHQWHLIVRREVNSPETIKYTLSNAPEETPSHCLAKMQAQRFWVERSFQDGKSESGLADYQARKWKSWHHHMALVMMAMLFMLEERIVQKDDHPLLSCSDIESLLRAFLPRRDIERDEILRQMTKRHRKRQAAIDSQYRKQTLEQSVAG; encoded by the coding sequence ATGCAAGCGCAGAGAAAGAACATGGAACGCATGGAAGAGGTGGTTGCAGGCGCAGATGATCAGCGTCTCCAGCATATGCTCACCGAGTCCCCGTGGGATCATCGTGCGGTGTTAGACCAAGTGGCGCTGGAAGCCGATCAATGGCTGGGTGGAACCGCGGATACCTGTCTGTTGCTCGATGAGAGTGGCCTTGCCAAGAAGGGTAAACATTCAGTGGGGGTTAAACGCCAATGGAATGGCCGCCAGGGCAAGGTGGATAACTGCCAGGTTGGTGTATTCGCAGCACTGGGTAAAGGGCACTTGTCCACGCTGATAGATGAACGTCTCTATCTACCCAAAGAGTGGGTATCGAACCCGGCTCGCTGTCGCAAGGTGGGTATCCCGGAAGTTGAACGGAAACATCAAAGCAAGTCAGAGTTGGCGCTGGAGATGGTGCGTCATCAGAGGACGCTTGGCCTGCGTTTTGCCTGGGTGGGTGCAGATGGGGGATACGGGAAGGATCCGGCTTTTCTGAGGGGTTTGGAGGCGATGGGTGAAACCTTTGTGGTGGACATCCACAAAGACCAACAGGTCTACCTGGAAGATCCACAGCCGTTCATACCGGAGAGCACGACAACGCGCGGTCGTCGTCGAAGTCGTCTGCAAGCCCAGGCAGCCCGTCTGCGCGTTGACCAGTGGCTCAATGAGCAACGGGACAGCGAGTGGCAGCAAGTGGTATTACGGGATAGCAGCAAGGGCAAACTGCGCGTCGAGATCCTGCATCATCGGGTTTGGCTTTGGGATGGAAAAGAAGCCCAGGCACATCAATGGCACCTGATTGTACGACGAGAGGTCAATTCACCGGAGACGATTAAATACACCTTGTCGAATGCACCGGAAGAAACGCCATCCCATTGTCTTGCAAAGATGCAGGCGCAGCGGTTCTGGGTTGAGCGTTCGTTCCAGGATGGTAAGAGTGAATCAGGTCTTGCTGATTATCAGGCCCGTAAATGGAAATCCTGGCATCACCATATGGCCTTGGTCATGATGGCGATGTTATTCATGCTCGAAGAGCGAATTGTGCAAAAAGATGATCACCCCTTACTCAGTTGTTCAGACATCGAATCGCTATTGCGTGCCTTCCTGCCACGGCGAGATATTGAACGCGATGAAATACTACGGCAAATGACGAAACGGCATCGTAAACGACAAGCGGCTATCGACTCCCAATATCGAAAACAGACGCTGGAACAGTCGGTTGCCGGGTGA
- a CDS encoding IS3 family transposase (programmed frameshift): MKERKKYSKEFKLDAVSLVLEQEYTRREAANSLGINAQMLGRLVKEHQAEDGQAFRGNGKLSSEQEEIRKLKAQVKRLEMEKEILKKGNGILCSRNEVKYSFITQHKNAYPISLQCQVLGVSRNGYYQYQRGLGNRPDRIHQEMLEWVEDIAKSSDYTYGSRRMKKALNVLGYPVSRNKARKLMREANVQARQRRKYKVTTNSNHQQSVFNNLLKREFAVAQPDHVYAADVTYVWTQEGWLYLAVVIDLYSRKVVGWSMSSRMKAKLVCDALQMAIWRRRPKGGLIHHSDRGSQYASKAFRRLLKAHDINGSMSRKGDCWDNAVVESFFGSLKQERVHWRSYQTRYEAQQDILEYISMFYNSTRLHSYLDYMSPNDFEQQMMAQKKAA, translated from the exons ATGAAAGAACGAAAGAAATATTCGAAGGAATTCAAGCTAGACGCGGTCAGTCTGGTTCTTGAGCAGGAATATACTCGAAGGGAAGCAGCAAACAGTCTGGGCATCAATGCCCAAATGCTGGGGCGCTTGGTGAAAGAACATCAGGCAGAAGATGGGCAGGCATTTCGAGGCAATGGCAAGTTGAGTTCTGAACAGGAAGAAATCAGGAAGCTCAAGGCTCAGGTTAAACGCCTTGAGATGGAGAAAGAAATCTTAAAAAAAG GCAACGGTATTCTTTGCAGCAGAAACGAAGTGAAATATTCGTTCATCACCCAGCATAAGAATGCCTATCCAATCAGCTTGCAATGTCAGGTTTTGGGTGTGAGTCGTAATGGTTACTACCAGTATCAAAGGGGCTTGGGTAACAGGCCAGACCGAATACATCAGGAGATGCTGGAGTGGGTTGAGGATATCGCCAAGAGTTCAGACTACACTTATGGCAGTCGCAGAATGAAAAAAGCCTTGAATGTCCTGGGCTATCCGGTGAGTCGGAATAAGGCAAGGAAGTTAATGCGTGAAGCCAATGTACAGGCGCGTCAGCGCAGGAAATATAAGGTTACGACAAACAGTAACCACCAGCAGTCGGTTTTTAACAACCTGCTCAAGCGAGAGTTTGCTGTGGCCCAGCCCGATCATGTCTATGCGGCGGACGTGACTTATGTATGGACCCAGGAAGGCTGGTTATACCTGGCGGTAGTGATAGACCTGTATTCACGTAAAGTGGTCGGCTGGAGCATGAGTTCCCGGATGAAGGCAAAGCTGGTCTGTGATGCATTGCAAATGGCGATCTGGCGACGTCGACCGAAGGGCGGATTGATTCACCACTCAGATCGTGGTTCTCAATATGCCAGCAAGGCTTTTCGGCGGTTACTCAAAGCCCATGATATCAATGGCAGTATGAGCAGGAAGGGTGACTGCTGGGATAATGCTGTAGTGGAAAGCTTCTTTGGCAGCCTCAAGCAGGAACGGGTGCATTGGAGAAGCTACCAGACACGTTACGAAGCCCAGCAGGACATATTGGAATATATTTCCATGTTTTATAATAGTACGCGGCTGCATTCATACCTGGATTATATGAGTCCGAATGATTTTGAGCAGCAAATGATGGCGCAGAAAAAAGCGGCTTAA
- a CDS encoding MBL fold metallo-hydrolase, with the protein MGHSPYQTLEYAITCIDTGYQRPDLAACYMIEAQGELAFVDTGTTYTLPVILKLLEARGLTTDQVKYIIVTHVHLDHAGGAGALMEKCPEAQLVVHPFGTRHMVDPTKLTAGATAVYGEEQFRKAFGRLIPIPRERVIEASDEIMIELGGRSLLCLDTPGHARHHICIYDDRSKGLFTGDTFGLSYRDLDTSKGAFILPTTTPVQFDPPAWQATLSRLMEINPSSAYLTHYGKVNDMNRLADDLHQAIDSFAEIALTVEAENRIAGIQEKLWAWTYNALMKHGCSLGEPRLKALLAMDIELNAQGLDVWLQRREREQAGQPR; encoded by the coding sequence ATGGGCCATTCTCCCTATCAAACGCTAGAGTACGCCATAACCTGTATCGACACAGGTTATCAACGGCCAGATCTCGCGGCCTGTTACATGATCGAGGCGCAGGGGGAGTTGGCTTTTGTCGATACAGGCACAACCTATACCCTGCCTGTTATTCTCAAGCTGCTGGAAGCCCGTGGACTAACCACCGACCAGGTGAAGTACATCATCGTGACCCACGTTCACCTGGATCACGCAGGGGGTGCTGGCGCACTGATGGAAAAGTGCCCCGAGGCGCAGCTTGTCGTCCACCCTTTTGGCACCCGCCATATGGTCGACCCGACAAAACTGACTGCTGGCGCCACTGCCGTCTACGGAGAGGAACAGTTCCGCAAAGCCTTTGGCCGACTGATTCCCATCCCACGGGAGAGAGTGATTGAGGCATCCGACGAGATTATGATCGAACTCGGCGGCAGGTCTCTGCTCTGCCTCGATACCCCTGGCCATGCCAGGCACCACATCTGCATCTATGACGACAGGAGTAAAGGACTCTTTACCGGCGATACCTTTGGTCTCTCTTATCGGGACCTGGATACCTCCAAGGGTGCATTTATTCTGCCCACTACCACACCGGTCCAGTTCGACCCACCAGCCTGGCAGGCCACATTAAGCAGACTGATGGAGATAAACCCATCCAGCGCTTACCTCACCCACTATGGAAAAGTGAACGACATGAACCGTCTGGCAGATGACCTGCACCAGGCTATCGACAGTTTTGCAGAGATTGCCCTGACTGTGGAAGCAGAGAACCGCATAGCTGGAATCCAGGAAAAATTATGGGCATGGACCTATAACGCGCTTATGAAGCACGGCTGTTCGCTAGGGGAACCCCGACTCAAGGCACTACTGGCCATGGATATCGAATTGAATGCCCAGGGGCTGGATGTCTGGCTGCAACGCAGGGAGAGGGAACAGGCCGGGCAGCCAAGATGA
- a CDS encoding tetratricopeptide repeat protein → MNRRFIPLLLLLICAPTQAEWFRNSEQIAEDAYQQGHYEEAAKDFSDPYRRGVAQYRSGDYAAAAESFAAVERDEVEQDARYNLGNARFRLEDYPGAVDAYESVLADDPKHEDAGYNLALTRTLMAKEQLEEDELTEEEKAEQESEEQKESGEQESEEQEESGEQESEEQKESGEQESEEQKESGEQESEEQKESGEQESEEQKESGEQESEEQKESGEQESEEQKESGEQESEEQQEGESESEEQQEGSSGEQQQESQSGEQSEEEQQGEGESESEQEGEQQGEQDQEGSSEDEQQGQQSGEQEDESEQQDKAGREKDDPEQQGEAGEEESEEPKAGEQQQDEGEGGEQEDRTDQAGKSEQEQTEAKDAEANQQDEPQEDTAGKEPSPEEKSASLGESPDEDSAEQDQPSAGRLGEEKQDPETLPQGQPTPEAVDQVDQMGDMSTPDADQQQGGGPGDDSQSRMSGGMALMEQWLEQVEGDPAQLMQKQFKLQEYDYLRSKGGRDFETRPW, encoded by the coding sequence ATGAACAGGCGATTCATCCCACTGCTCCTGCTTCTGATTTGTGCCCCCACGCAAGCCGAATGGTTCCGCAACAGCGAACAAATCGCCGAGGACGCCTATCAGCAAGGGCACTATGAAGAGGCGGCAAAGGATTTCAGCGACCCCTATCGCCGTGGTGTGGCCCAATACCGGTCGGGCGACTATGCAGCGGCGGCCGAAAGTTTTGCCGCTGTTGAGCGGGACGAGGTAGAGCAGGATGCACGCTACAACCTGGGCAATGCGCGTTTCAGGTTGGAGGACTATCCAGGCGCTGTCGATGCCTACGAGTCGGTATTGGCAGATGACCCCAAACATGAGGATGCCGGTTACAACCTGGCGCTTACACGGACCCTGATGGCCAAGGAGCAGCTCGAAGAGGATGAGTTGACCGAAGAAGAGAAGGCGGAGCAGGAGTCTGAAGAACAGAAGGAGTCTGGTGAACAGGAGTCCGAGGAGCAGGAGGAATCCGGCGAACAGGAGTCCGAAGAGCAGAAGGAATCCGGCGAACAGGAGTCCGAAGAGCAGAAGGAATCCGGCGAACAGGAGTCAGAGGAACAGAAGGAGTCCGGCGAACAGGAGTCTGAAGAACAGAAGGAGTCCGGCGAACAGGAGTCCGAAGAGCAGAAGGAGTCCGGCGAACAGGAGTCAGAGGAGCAGAAGGAATCCGGCGAACAGGAGTCCGAGGAGCAACAAGAGGGAGAATCGGAGTCAGAGGAACAACAGGAGGGTTCTTCAGGCGAACAGCAGCAGGAGTCCCAATCCGGCGAGCAGAGCGAAGAGGAACAGCAGGGCGAGGGAGAGTCCGAAAGCGAGCAGGAAGGCGAGCAGCAGGGAGAACAGGATCAGGAGGGTTCATCCGAGGACGAGCAGCAGGGCCAGCAGTCCGGAGAGCAAGAGGACGAGAGCGAACAGCAGGATAAAGCGGGTCGGGAGAAGGATGACCCTGAGCAGCAGGGTGAGGCTGGCGAAGAGGAGTCGGAAGAACCCAAGGCCGGCGAACAACAGCAGGACGAAGGTGAAGGCGGCGAACAGGAGGATCGTACTGACCAGGCAGGAAAGTCCGAACAGGAGCAGACCGAAGCAAAGGATGCAGAGGCCAACCAGCAGGATGAACCGCAGGAAGATACTGCCGGAAAAGAGCCATCACCCGAGGAAAAATCTGCTAGCCTTGGAGAATCACCGGATGAAGATTCAGCAGAGCAGGATCAACCTTCTGCCGGCAGACTGGGAGAGGAGAAGCAGGACCCGGAAACACTGCCACAGGGCCAACCAACCCCTGAAGCCGTCGATCAGGTCGACCAAATGGGTGATATGTCGACCCCTGATGCCGACCAACAGCAAGGCGGCGGTCCCGGTGACGACAGCCAATCCCGTATGAGTGGAGGCATGGCACTGATGGAGCAGTGGCTGGAACAGGTCGAAGGCGACCCGGCTCAGCTGATGCAAAAGCAGTTCAAACTTCAGGAGTATGACTATCTACGAAGCAAAGGCGGCCGCGATTTTGAGACGCGCCCCTGGTAG
- a CDS encoding polysaccharide deacetylase family protein, giving the protein MRFFRRKKITIFTIHGVMDTHAEDASWEPLRPQLSPEYLERTLKLFSRYYNFVTLDEAIAILKGRLPAKPNCCVFTFDDGYRNNATHALPVLQKYGVPAVFYITTGHTEEQRPFWVDRLDYALQFADINGKTIRHKETEITIDNSSRHALSKSFARLRRILKHADMPDIEMRNYFDQLAGSLEKQSGRSINQIMMNDPWSSILTWDEVVDVSRTNEVTIGSHTVDHVRLGQTEAEASRDQVVRSKKAIEKAIGESCRHFCYPNGSWDQQAVDILKETGYTSAVTTDVGVNDPGDNLFKLKRFSISGNKDPLFLLAIDVVKDFVTPS; this is encoded by the coding sequence TTGCGTTTTTTCAGAAGAAAAAAAATCACGATTTTTACGATTCACGGCGTCATGGATACCCATGCGGAAGATGCCTCATGGGAACCGCTTAGACCACAACTTTCGCCTGAATATCTTGAACGAACCCTCAAGCTCTTTAGTCGCTATTACAACTTTGTCACCTTGGATGAAGCGATTGCAATACTGAAAGGACGGCTGCCCGCAAAGCCCAACTGCTGCGTATTTACCTTCGACGATGGTTACAGAAATAACGCAACCCATGCACTGCCCGTGCTGCAGAAATATGGTGTTCCTGCCGTCTTCTACATCACTACCGGCCATACCGAGGAGCAACGCCCCTTTTGGGTCGATCGCCTTGATTATGCACTGCAATTTGCTGATATCAACGGTAAAACTATCCGGCACAAAGAGACCGAAATCACCATCGACAATTCCAGCAGACACGCATTGTCAAAATCATTTGCTCGGCTGCGTAGAATTCTGAAACATGCCGATATGCCGGATATCGAGATGCGTAACTACTTCGACCAACTGGCGGGATCACTTGAAAAGCAGAGTGGAAGAAGCATCAACCAGATCATGATGAATGACCCTTGGTCTTCCATTTTGACTTGGGATGAAGTAGTCGATGTCTCACGTACCAATGAAGTCACCATCGGCAGCCATACCGTAGATCATGTTCGGTTAGGCCAGACGGAGGCTGAAGCATCGCGGGACCAGGTCGTCAGATCAAAAAAGGCAATAGAGAAGGCCATAGGGGAAAGCTGTCGTCATTTCTGCTACCCAAACGGTAGTTGGGACCAACAAGCAGTCGATATACTCAAAGAGACCGGATACACTTCAGCAGTAACGACCGATGTGGGCGTCAACGATCCAGGTGATAACCTCTTCAAACTCAAACGGTTCTCCATTTCAGGAAATAAGGATCCCCTCTTTTTGTTGGCCATTGACGTGGTCAAGGATTTTGTTACACCCAGTTAA